In Alkalihalobacillus sp. FSL W8-0930, a single window of DNA contains:
- a CDS encoding Ku protein, with product MHTVWKGTISFGLVSIPVKLHTATENKDIKLRQLHKKCHTPISYQKTCSNCEEEVKQEDIVKAYEYSKNKFVVLDEEDLEALRKENEEKAVEILDFVKLEEIDPIYFEKSYFLAPGDGGSKAYSLLHKALEQSGKIGVAKIIIRSKEQLAIVRVYQQCLLMETIHFPDEVRSVDEVPSITGEKQVDEKQLKTALLLIDQLTKTFDPAAYHDEYRENLMNLIEQKQAGAETVTPSAQKQTATNVTDLTEALQLSLERTKPKRKAAVKRKAPARKKA from the coding sequence ATGCATACGGTTTGGAAAGGAACGATCAGCTTTGGACTTGTCAGTATTCCAGTCAAGCTCCATACAGCGACAGAAAACAAAGATATTAAGCTTAGACAGCTTCATAAGAAATGTCACACACCGATCTCATATCAGAAGACATGTTCAAACTGCGAAGAGGAAGTGAAACAAGAGGATATTGTGAAGGCATATGAATACAGCAAAAACAAATTTGTCGTATTAGATGAAGAAGATTTAGAAGCACTAAGAAAAGAAAATGAAGAGAAAGCCGTAGAAATTCTTGATTTTGTAAAGCTTGAGGAAATTGACCCGATTTACTTTGAAAAGAGCTATTTTTTAGCTCCTGGTGATGGGGGATCTAAAGCGTACTCCCTTCTTCATAAAGCACTCGAGCAGTCTGGGAAAATTGGTGTGGCAAAAATCATCATTCGTTCAAAAGAACAATTAGCCATTGTACGTGTCTATCAGCAATGTTTACTAATGGAGACAATACATTTTCCTGATGAAGTAAGAAGCGTGGATGAAGTACCATCCATTACAGGAGAGAAGCAGGTTGATGAAAAGCAGTTAAAGACAGCACTACTTTTAATAGATCAATTAACAAAAACGTTTGATCCTGCTGCTTACCATGATGAGTATAGAGAAAATCTCATGAATCTCATCGAGCAAAAACAAGCTGGAGCAGAAACCGTAACACCTTCAGCCCAGAAGCAAACTGCAACAAATGTGACAGATCTAACAGAAGCACTGCAGCTATCGTTAGAACGCACGAAGCCAAAGCGCAAAGCAGCAGTGAAACGAAAGGCACCAGCGCGTAAAAAAGCCTAA
- a CDS encoding YrhC family protein: METKREKILLGKQEDYNRFGYVLWSLAAFLYVGLVIPEDLAQTTRPPELMIPAICLSLVGAVICNRLAVRAKKKLHDE, encoded by the coding sequence GTGGAAACGAAAAGAGAGAAGATTCTACTTGGCAAGCAAGAGGATTATAATCGATTTGGATATGTTCTTTGGTCACTGGCCGCTTTTTTATACGTGGGACTAGTTATCCCGGAAGACTTAGCACAAACAACAAGGCCTCCAGAACTAATGATACCTGCGATTTGCTTGTCGTTAGTAGGAGCAGTTATTTGTAATCGATTAGCTGTCCGAGCGAAGAAAAAATTACACGATGAATGA
- a CDS encoding CoA pyrophosphatase, with amino-acid sequence MNDIQLIQSILSNHKLDKSRDAAIVIPLVREEDQSLSVLFEVRALTLRSQPGEICFPGGRIDPDDVNPLAAACRELCEELGLSHNDFDVLTSSALEPVMSPRRGKIYPYVCYIQDPSAVNPNQAEVSATFRVPLSYLLEHPPNEHKTMLHLEFSEDFPLHKIANQSAYKGQKHTMTEYVFEYDGHVIWGLTARLLVAFLAILQEDQD; translated from the coding sequence ATGAATGATATTCAATTAATCCAGTCGATTTTATCTAACCATAAACTTGATAAAAGTCGTGATGCTGCCATTGTTATTCCTCTTGTACGTGAGGAGGATCAAAGCTTATCAGTTTTGTTTGAGGTTCGTGCCTTGACGTTACGAAGTCAACCAGGTGAAATTTGTTTTCCAGGAGGACGTATTGATCCAGATGATGTGAACCCGCTGGCTGCTGCATGTCGCGAATTATGTGAAGAGCTCGGACTATCTCACAATGATTTTGACGTTCTTACGTCTTCTGCTCTAGAACCCGTGATGAGCCCAAGACGAGGGAAAATCTATCCTTATGTTTGTTATATCCAGGATCCAAGTGCAGTGAACCCAAATCAAGCAGAAGTATCTGCTACGTTTCGAGTTCCGCTATCCTATCTACTTGAGCATCCACCGAATGAACACAAGACCATGCTTCACCTTGAATTCTCAGAGGATTTCCCGCTTCATAAGATCGCCAATCAATCTGCCTATAAGGGACAAAAGCATACAATGACAGAGTATGTGTTTGAATACGATGGTCATGTGATCTGGGGCCTTACAGCTAGGTTACTTGTTGCTTTTCTTGCGATCTTACAAGAAGACCAAGATTAA
- a CDS encoding IS4 family transposase — protein sequence MSLKEEFSTFAKTVLDVLSVPNLRQSARDVGFVQRLKKLKPEDFLSICAFLPQPVGSTELTQLCGALSRESNTQLSKQALHQRFDEKGAAFLKHVFFQLAGKQEVIAMPPLPETPFSRIRILDATSFERPRKEGTSSDGAKIHLEYELYEGKFLHTLLCGSRESDHHAAYALADTIQPGDLIIRDLGYFSGDHLKQIDRAGASYITRTPANMTYWTRDDQGERIQIKPEEDAKQLEPGAIKDYGVIQLGVKGKNTLQTRVIVQRLTEDQQNKRKAGLRKRRRKGGHTQSADKKDHTQILATNLTQEEMDVQALYPMYSLRWQVEILFKTWKSLFAIDHVRAMNPDRFLCHMYGKLIHILLSSMVAFQCRFYLHQKHHLEGSEYKCIHHAKRAIEESKGYALYHRSSLEDVLENIYENIYRYGRKDHRHRHQSPYDILQIAYETHARME from the coding sequence GTGTCTTTAAAAGAGGAGTTCAGTACGTTTGCGAAAACCGTGTTGGACGTTTTATCTGTACCGAACCTTCGCCAATCTGCCCGAGACGTTGGGTTTGTACAGCGTCTAAAGAAATTAAAACCTGAGGATTTCTTGAGTATTTGTGCGTTTCTGCCTCAACCCGTGGGTTCTACAGAGTTAACACAGCTTTGTGGAGCTCTTTCGCGTGAATCGAATACCCAGCTCTCCAAACAAGCCTTACACCAACGCTTCGATGAAAAAGGAGCCGCTTTTTTGAAGCATGTGTTTTTTCAATTGGCGGGCAAACAAGAGGTCATCGCCATGCCACCTCTTCCGGAGACCCCGTTTTCTCGGATCCGCATCTTAGATGCGACTTCATTTGAACGACCAAGGAAAGAAGGTACTTCTTCAGATGGAGCGAAAATTCATTTAGAGTATGAGCTATATGAGGGGAAATTTTTGCATACCTTACTTTGCGGTTCAAGAGAAAGTGACCATCACGCCGCCTATGCATTAGCCGATACGATCCAGCCAGGAGATTTGATCATCCGTGATCTCGGCTACTTTTCTGGCGACCATTTGAAACAAATTGATCGTGCAGGCGCTTCTTATATCACGCGGACGCCGGCCAATATGACCTATTGGACTAGAGATGATCAAGGGGAACGAATCCAAATCAAACCAGAAGAAGATGCGAAGCAGCTAGAACCGGGAGCGATCAAAGATTATGGGGTCATCCAATTAGGGGTCAAAGGAAAGAACACCCTTCAAACCCGTGTCATCGTGCAACGATTGACAGAGGATCAACAAAACAAGAGGAAAGCCGGTTTACGAAAAAGAAGACGGAAAGGGGGTCATACCCAATCCGCCGACAAAAAGGATCATACCCAAATCCTTGCCACTAACCTAACACAGGAAGAAATGGATGTGCAAGCATTGTATCCGATGTATTCCTTACGCTGGCAAGTCGAGATTCTTTTCAAAACGTGGAAATCCCTTTTCGCCATTGATCACGTGCGCGCGATGAATCCAGATCGGTTTCTCTGCCACATGTATGGGAAACTTATACACATTCTGCTTTCTTCGATGGTGGCGTTTCAATGCCGGTTCTATCTTCATCAAAAACACCACCTCGAAGGCAGTGAATACAAGTGTATCCATCATGCCAAAAGGGCTATAGAAGAGTCAAAAGGATACGCTCTCTATCATCGTTCTTCATTAGAAGACGTTCTAGAAAATATCTACGAGAACATTTACCGATATGGACGAAAAGACCATCGCCACCGCCATCAAAGTCCCTATGACATCTTACAGATCGCCTATGAAACACATGCGCGTATGGAGTAA
- the mtnN gene encoding 5'-methylthioadenosine/S-adenosylhomocysteine nucleosidase has product MVIGIIGAMEEEVVLLRSKLENREDRVIAGCEFNAGTINDVKVVLLKSGIGKVNAAIGTTLLIQLYSPDRIINTGSAGGFYPSLTVGDIVISTELRYHDVDATVFGYEYGQVPQMPAFYQPDTHLMQVAEEAAQKVGIHSEKGLIVSGDSFMSDETRVEEIKQLFNEPYCAEMEAGAIAQVCQQFEVPFVIIRALSDIAGSDAKMSYDQFLETASVNSAKQVLLMVEALAN; this is encoded by the coding sequence GTGGTTATTGGAATTATTGGTGCAATGGAAGAAGAAGTCGTATTACTAAGAAGCAAGCTTGAAAATAGAGAGGATCGCGTGATTGCGGGCTGCGAGTTCAACGCAGGAACAATTAACGATGTGAAAGTTGTATTATTAAAATCAGGCATTGGTAAAGTAAATGCAGCGATAGGGACCACTCTTTTAATTCAACTTTATTCACCTGATCGAATCATTAATACTGGTTCGGCAGGTGGATTTTATCCGTCTTTAACTGTTGGAGATATCGTTATTTCAACAGAGTTGCGCTATCACGATGTGGATGCGACTGTATTTGGCTATGAATATGGTCAGGTTCCTCAAATGCCGGCTTTTTATCAGCCGGATACACATTTAATGCAAGTAGCAGAGGAAGCAGCGCAGAAAGTAGGCATTCATTCAGAAAAAGGATTAATTGTATCAGGTGATTCATTTATGAGTGATGAAACACGTGTTGAAGAGATTAAGCAGCTCTTTAATGAACCGTATTGTGCTGAAATGGAAGCAGGAGCTATTGCACAGGTTTGTCAGCAATTTGAGGTTCCTTTTGTGATTATTCGGGCACTATCTGACATTGCTGGAAGTGATGCGAAGATGTCGTATGATCAATTTCTTGAAACAGCTTCTGTGAATTCTGCTAAACAAGTGCTTTTAATGGTTGAAGCACTAGCTAATTAA